One genomic segment of Brevibacillus laterosporus LMG 15441 includes these proteins:
- a CDS encoding aspartyl-phosphate phosphatase Spo0E family protein: MSNLQSCAITLSQNDCDLQRKTEALREKLVQLFFQEGSFTSPAVLEISKQLDDCIVATQKIQFTK; encoded by the coding sequence ATGTCCAACCTACAGAGTTGTGCCATCACTTTATCACAGAATGATTGCGATTTACAACGTAAAACCGAAGCCTTACGAGAGAAGTTAGTACAGTTATTTTTTCAAGAAGGTTCTTTCACCAGTCCAGCCGTATTGGAAATAAGCAAGCAACTAGATGACTGCATTGTTGCAACTCAAAAGATTCAATTTACGAAATAA